From a single Schistosoma mansoni strain Puerto Rico chromosome 4, complete genome genomic region:
- a CDS encoding putative zinc finger protein, with amino-acid sequence MDNGVFYDPKQNIERIFEVEKLFGFPSNKLVTSNRVLVGEGVLTKICRRKPKLRHFFLFSDVLIYGRIVVNRKVLRNPQFIDLADSCVKNVVDNGIYRNGFSILSPRKSFTVYASTSEEKTQWVVHLKKCISSSASSGMQYDSVKKSPIWIPDSEASHCMVCGTTEFNLVHRRHHCRHCGKVVCDKCSTYRWILPYQGSSRVRVCSVCHTDLSTEKNNSLIRNNQQQYQCEKENSLSSVTTCVTNNKVGVTNETTDNCIITPSKLSQ; translated from the exons ATGGATAATGGAGTATTTT ATGATCCAAAACAAAATATAGAACGTATTTTCGAAGTCGAAAAGCTTTTTGGGTTTCCGTCTAAT AAACTAGTAACTTCAAATCGCGTGTTAGTTGGGGAAGGTGTTTTGACAAAGATATGTAGAAGAAAGCCGAAACTGAGGCACTTTTTCCTATTTAGTGATGTGTTAATCTATGGAAGGATTGTAGTAAATAGGAAAGTT CTTCGTAACCCTCAGTTCATAGACCTCGCTGACTCCTGTGTTAAGAATGTTGTGGACAATGGAA TCTACCGGAATGGATTTTCAATTCTCAGTCCAAGAAAGTCATTCACGGTTTATGCAAGCACTTCTGAAGAGAAAACGCAATGGGTAGTTCATCTGAAGAAATGTATCTCAAGCTCTGCTTCTTCTG GTATGCAATACGATTCAGTTAAAAAATCTCCAATATGGATTCCAGACTCAGAAGCATCTCACTGTATGGTATGTGGTACTACTGAATTCAATCTTGTTCATCGAAGA CATCATTGTCGACATTGTGGCAAAGTTGTTTGTGATAAATGTTCTACTTATCGTTGGATACTTCCCTATCAAGGTTCATCACGTGTACGTGTTTGTTCAGTATGTCATACTGATTTATCGACTGAGAAAAACAACTCACTCATTCGTAATAATCAACAACAATATCAGTGTGAAAAAGAGAACAGTCTATCTAGTGTTACTACTTGTGTGACTAATAATAAAGTCGGTGTCACCAATGAAACGACTGACAATTGTATAATTACACCAAGTAAGTTGTCTCAATGA
- a CDS encoding putative zinc finger protein has product MDNGVFYDPKQNIERIFEVEKLFGFPSNKLVTSNRVLVGEGVLTKICRRKPKLRHFFLFSDVLIYGRIVVNRKVLRNPQFIDLADSCVKNVVDNGIYRNGFSILSPRKSFTVYASTSEEKTQWVVHLKKCISSSASSGMQYDSVKKSPIWIPDSEASHCMVCGTTEFNLVHRRHHCRHCGKVVCDKCSTYRWILPYQGSSRVRVCSVCHTDLSTEKNNSLIRNNQQQYQCEKENSLSSVTTCVTNNKVGVTNETTDNCIITPTYLGDVNMINDELNTESDTDSDTTEDEKVDKFIHS; this is encoded by the exons ATGGATAATGGAGTATTTT ATGATCCAAAACAAAATATAGAACGTATTTTCGAAGTCGAAAAGCTTTTTGGGTTTCCGTCTAAT AAACTAGTAACTTCAAATCGCGTGTTAGTTGGGGAAGGTGTTTTGACAAAGATATGTAGAAGAAAGCCGAAACTGAGGCACTTTTTCCTATTTAGTGATGTGTTAATCTATGGAAGGATTGTAGTAAATAGGAAAGTT CTTCGTAACCCTCAGTTCATAGACCTCGCTGACTCCTGTGTTAAGAATGTTGTGGACAATGGAA TCTACCGGAATGGATTTTCAATTCTCAGTCCAAGAAAGTCATTCACGGTTTATGCAAGCACTTCTGAAGAGAAAACGCAATGGGTAGTTCATCTGAAGAAATGTATCTCAAGCTCTGCTTCTTCTG GTATGCAATACGATTCAGTTAAAAAATCTCCAATATGGATTCCAGACTCAGAAGCATCTCACTGTATGGTATGTGGTACTACTGAATTCAATCTTGTTCATCGAAGA CATCATTGTCGACATTGTGGCAAAGTTGTTTGTGATAAATGTTCTACTTATCGTTGGATACTTCCCTATCAAGGTTCATCACGTGTACGTGTTTGTTCAGTATGTCATACTGATTTATCGACTGAGAAAAACAACTCACTCATTCGTAATAATCAACAACAATATCAGTGTGAAAAAGAGAACAGTCTATCTAGTGTTACTACTTGTGTGACTAATAATAAAGTCGGTGTCACCAATGAAACGACTGACAATTGTATAATTACACCAA CCTATCTTGGTGATGTAAATATGATTAATGATGAATTAAATACTGAAAGTGATACAGATTCAGATACCACTGAG gATGAAAAAGTTGACAAATTCATTCATAGTTGA